One segment of Macaca fascicularis isolate 582-1 chromosome 4, T2T-MFA8v1.1 DNA contains the following:
- the MYMX gene encoding protein myomixer: protein MPAPLFPLLLRLLLSRLLLPVARLARQYLLPLLRRLARRLGSQDMREALLGCLLFILSQRHSPDAGEASRVDRLERRERLGPQK, encoded by the coding sequence ATGCCCGCGCCACTGTTCCCACTGCTGCTTCGGTTGCTGCTGTCCCGTCTGCTGCTGCCTGTCGCCCGCCTGGCCCGCCAGTACCTCCTGCCCCTGCTGCGCCGATTGGCCCGCCGCCTGGGCTCCCAGGACATGCGAGAGGCTTTGCTGGGCTGTCTGCTGTTCATTCTCAGCCAGCGACACTCGCCAGacgctggggaggcctcaagagtGGACCgcctggagaggagggagaggttaGGCCCCCAGAAGTGA